GTTGATGTAGGGCTCTCCCTGAAAGTAAAAGGTCAGGTAAAAGAGCTGCCCCCCCATTTGGTCCATCAAACTCCTGAAAAAATCAGCCTTGAGGTTGCCCGTTGGCCTAGAAAAGTTGCGCAACCCACTAGGGCATTCCGGACAACGAAGGTTGCAAGCCGTGGTCGGCTCTATGGCAATAGAAAAAGGCAAACCCCATTGCTTGGGCCGCCCCAATAAACGACTATAATAATAGGAGCTGTAGACTTTGACTAGATTCCAAAACCGTTTTGGCCCAATCCGACGCCCTAGGTTCCAGGCATCCTGCAATTTGGCTAGTTTAGACATAAGGAAGGTAACGTTCTTCTAATATATTACGATGATGACTCTCATGACCCAAGATGATGTAGGCCAAAGCCCGAACCGAACAAGTTTTGCCACTAGCAACTCCCCGCTTTAGCCAATCTTCTGCCCGAAGATGTAGGAAAAACCGCTGACTAAATTGTCGCAAACTCTGCCAATCCACTAAGAGCTCCGAAAGCTTGCGCTGCTCCAAATTAAGGGCCGCAACATAGGCGTCTTCATCAAATCCCGCCAAGGCCTGCCCATCGTTCCGAACAAAACGCAGGGCTCTATATAACATAATTTGCTCGGTATCTATGCAGTGCTGCACCAATTCTTTTATGCTCCATTTGCCCTCGGCATAGGCAAAGTTGCCCGCCTCTAATGGCAAATGTGCCAATAGCTCAAGGGTTTTGTCCATGTTTAACTGAAATTGCGGCAAGAGGGGCCTAGCCGGAACCAAGTTGATGTAGTTGGCATAAAAGGGCGCAAATTCTCCCGCTTCCGGACGTGCTACTGTTTGTTCCATTGACAATGAATTTTCTTTTCTTTAAATAGTTCTTCCCAAGCTGCTCGACTTTCATCGGTCTCCAAACTCAAAGGGTTGCCCTGCACATAAAGTTTTTTCAAATTGGGAAGGTCTTCTAGCCATTTTGGCAGCTGCTCCAACTGATTATCCCCTAAATGCAGTTCTTCCAAATCTTGCAGTTGCCCCAATGCCTCAGGCAGTTGGTCAAGCTCGTTTTGGTCCAAATATAAAATGCGCAAGGCCTGCAAATTAGCAATGCTAGCCGGCAAAAAGGCCAGCTCGTTCTCCGTCAAAAAGAGCTGCTCTAACTGCGGCTGATATTGCAAGTCTTCCAAAATAACTGGCAGGTCCATATAGCTCATCTTCCTCAGCCAAAGCCGCTTCAACCCCTTGGCCTGACGCATCTCCTTGGGCCAGTCTTGTAGCTCCTTTTCATACAAATAAAGAACCCGCAAGCTGTCAAATTGCTCTCCCGATAAGCCTGCTATATCCCGACAAGCCCAAGATGGCGGCTGCGCTTGCCCCATCGCAAACTGCCAAAACAAAAGAAAGCAAAACAAAAAATATAATCGCCTCATCAATATCGTTTTTTGTCAAAATAAAGCCGCTCAAGCATTGAGTTACTCTCAAAATACTGCTTTTCTAAAGATTTTAAAACCTTCTCTTCGGCTAAGTCCCTAGATGTTTCCCCTTTTCGCCAGCC
This genomic interval from Saprospira grandis contains the following:
- a CDS encoding DinB family protein, with amino-acid sequence MEQTVARPEAGEFAPFYANYINLVPARPLLPQFQLNMDKTLELLAHLPLEAGNFAYAEGKWSIKELVQHCIDTEQIMLYRALRFVRNDGQALAGFDEDAYVAALNLEQRKLSELLVDWQSLRQFSQRFFLHLRAEDWLKRGVASGKTCSVRALAYIILGHESHHRNILEERYLPYV
- a CDS encoding leucine-rich repeat domain-containing protein, with product MRRLYFLFCFLLFWQFAMGQAQPPSWACRDIAGLSGEQFDSLRVLYLYEKELQDWPKEMRQAKGLKRLWLRKMSYMDLPVILEDLQYQPQLEQLFLTENELAFLPASIANLQALRILYLDQNELDQLPEALGQLQDLEELHLGDNQLEQLPKWLEDLPNLKKLYVQGNPLSLETDESRAAWEELFKEKKIHCQWNKQ